The following are from one region of the Lodderomyces elongisporus chromosome 7, complete sequence genome:
- the FEX1 gene encoding Fluoride export protein: MSLSSSASLGNENQAASNSIEGSEFQRTRGEQEEGGGGKEKRGEKREQGEEEEEEDDDDDEEEEERLRRRRSAEEEYESAEAESVASALPEGFKYTTPTSSKEKKQPPILVQKYTKYQPIILNIVHGSIWGVLVRKGLMSLTSYDGSYLSGVIWANFTACLVMGFAVDNDSLWLQLLSKEGEKAGLYPTKASIPVYTGLTTGFCGTVSSFSTVILDSFNRAANTNIGHTYHPPNAAYGIMNFLAVVLAEFGLSVTGFHMGKHLSSAIASGSGNKKFSISPKQYILLERFSMIMAICLVVITCVLLGVKDEGAWRNWTFAMFFAPFGAILRFYMSKYLNSTVANFPMGTFSANLLGSLFLAIFTLLGRGKLTHGSQLVTHIMGCHVLTGLDDGFCGALTTVSTFVAELFGLKTQYSYRYGVASVLLSFAVMVLILGSYNWTVGLTDPVC; this comes from the coding sequence ATGAGTTTATCTAGTAGTGCAAGTCTTGGTAATGAAAACCAAGCGGCATCGAATAGTATAGAAGGTTCGGAGTTTCAAAGAACCAGAggagaacaagaagaaggaggaggaggaaaagaaaaaagaggggAAAAACGAGAgcaaggagaagaagaagaagaagaagatgatgatgatgacgaagaagaagaagagaggCTTCGAAGACGTCGAAGTGCCGAAGAAGAGTACGAGTCCGCTGAAGCAGAGTCTGTTGCGTCTGCATTACCAGAAGGGTTCAAATATACTACTCCCACCAgcagtaaagaaaagaaacaaccaCCTATCTTAGTTCAAAAATACACAAAGTATCAGCCTATAATCCTTAACATAGTTCACGGCTCTATATGGGGTGTTCTTGTACGTAAGGGGTTAATGCTGTTGACTTCATATGATGGGTCGTACCTATCGGGAGTTATTTGGGCCAACTTCACTGCATGCTTAGTTATGGGCTTTGCTGTCGATAACGATTCATTATGGCTTCAGCTACTAAGTAAAGAGGGCGAGAAAGCCGGCTTATATCCTACAAAGGCTTCCATACCGGTATATACTGGGCTCACCACAGGATTTTGTGGTACGGTTTCATCTTTCTCCACGGTTATACTTGACTCATTCAATAGGGCAGCTAATACTAATATTGGGCATACATATCATCCACCAAATGCTGCATATGGCATAATGAATTTTCTAGCAGTAGTATTGGCAGAGTTTGGTTTATCTGTTACCGGATTTCATATGGGGAAACATCTTTCCAGCGCGATTGCGAGCGGGAGCggtaataaaaaattttcgATTTCTCCCAAACAATATATATTGCTTGAGCGATTCTCAATGATTATGGCTATTTGTTTGGTAGTAATTACATGTGTCTTACTTGGCGTAAAAGATGAAGGAGCATGGAGGAACTGGACATTTGCAATGTTTTTTGCACCTTTTGGTGCCATATTACGATTTTACATGTCGAAATACCTTAATAGCACAGTTGCCAATTTTCCCATGGGTACTTTTTCAGCAAATTTACTAGGTTCGTTGTTTTTGGCTATCTTTACATTATTGGGTAGGGGGAAACTTACTCATGGAAGTCAACTTGTAACACATATTATGGGGTGTCATGTTCTCACTGGGCTTGATGATGGGTTCTGTGGTGCGTTGACTACAGTGAGCACATTTGTTGCTGAATTATTTGGATTGAAAACACAGTACAGCTATAGGTATGGTGTTGCTTCGGTACTTTTATCGTTTGCTGTCATGGTTTTGATCCTAGGATCATATAACTGGACAGTTGGTCTAACTGATCCAGTTTGttaa